Below is a window of Xiphophorus maculatus strain JP 163 A chromosome 19, X_maculatus-5.0-male, whole genome shotgun sequence DNA.
cacaaaaacaaagcaaaatgtcAGCACAGTTTATACAAGCAGAAACTGACAGGGAGTCGGTTCTTCAGGCTTCCTGGAGCAGCGTAAACTGAGCAACACTTAATGACAACAAACCTGTTCAGAACAAAGCTCAACTAAAAACCTCAAAGCTTTTGCTCCGCACAAGTTCTTTTAGTCGTCAGAGGCAGAACCGAACTGCGGATCCGGGCGCAGCGATCAGAACATcaggaggtggtggaggggaaacccccccccccccccaaaacaaaacaaaaaatgaatactGAGGTCTCACAAAAATAAACGCCTCTCACGTAGTACCAACACGCAGCTAATTTATGTCTTAATGCGATCTGTAGGTTTGACCGAAACGATGAAGATATGGCCCAATCTGTTTGctcttcaacaacaacaacaacaacaaaacaaccatTCTTAGCTGTTCTTTAGCAATGTGAGGTCATGTGATTCATAACTAGGagtctgaaatgtaaaaaaaaacaaaactgagttgtagaaactcataaaaaaaatccacttagTAAGTTTTGTTCTGGGTACAAATGAGAAGAGGCTTCTGTTACGTCTTTAGCTTCTTTTCGGAGGACGACAAGCCCAACTCCGCCTCCTCCGACCCGACGTGAGTCCGCTTCAGAGCGCTCTGCGCCAGGCCCTTCTCCCTCTGAGGCCTGGGTTCTTCGGCTAGCGTTCCGATCTCGTCCTCGGACTCCGAGGACGCGCGCTGAGTGGAAGGCGTGACGGGTCTGCGTTGCCCGTTCACGCCCGGACTGCGTCGGCTTTGAGAGACGTCGTCCGCGACAGTTGAGATGTCGTTGGCCTCTCCGCTGTAAGGGCTGCCGAGTTCGTCCGGTAACCGAGGCGACGCGACGGAACGCCCCCCCTGCTCAGTCCTGTCACTCCCGTTGTTGTCTTGGCTTTCCGGAGACATCACCGGACTCAGACACACAAACTCCGACGGACTCAGGTgcttttcctcctctctggaAGCAGAAGCCCGAGGTTTGATCTCCGGGGAGTTCGGCTCATCGTCCGACGAGGAGGTCGACAGGTCGTCGACGGAGATCGACGGGTAGTTGTACGAGTCGATGGCTGAAAACAGAGCCTGTATGGACTCGGGTCGGTACCCGGCCCTGGAGACCACGTTCATGCGCCGCCGCCTCACCACATTCTGGCGTCGGACGGCGCTGCGGCGCTCCTCGTCGTCGCTGCTGGAGCTGGAGGTGGAcgtggaggagctggaggcctCGGCGGGGAGCGACGGAGAGTTGCTGGGGCTGGAGAGCGTGGAGTTCTCCCTGGGGCTCGGCGAGCGAGGACGGGGCATCGGGTCGAGCCAAAACTCACTTGAGTCCGAGTCCTCATTGGCCAAGAACCCTGACTGGTGTTGTGGCCGTCTCCTCTGTCTCCTGGGACACTCCTCTCCGTCTTCCCCGGCGGCTCCCTCCTCCCCGCCTGAGGCGTCGGGTCCTGCCAACGAGGAAGACGAGGAGTTGTCGGAGTCGGTGCGGCGGTCGGCAGCCGAGGCGACGACAGGAGCCGCCGATGCAGCCCGTGTGGAGCGGCGGCCGCGGGCGTGGAGCTGCATGATGGCCTCCTCGCTGAGGTCGCTGTCGGAGTCCGAGCTCCAGCCCTCGATCTCCCGGCGCACCAAAGAGTCGAAGAAGGCCATCATGCGCGGGTCCTCCTCTATGGACTGACTGACGTAGTCGTGGGACAGGCCGCTGCCGCTGTTGAGCACCAGGCTGATGTACTCCTCATGGCTGTAGAGGCTGCGGGACCGGTCCTCCACCCGGCCCTCCAGATCCCCCTCGCTGTCGGGCTGCCGGTACGGACTCCACACCTGGGTCAGACGGAAACGTTGAAGAGCAACGAGACGACATCTTCAAATTTGTCTTTAATACTTCAGCTTCAAAGTATACAATGTTTGACgtcttttttgtaaaactctTAATGAACCTGAAGCCAACAGCAAATTTGAGAACGACAAAGACTAAAGTAGCTTTCTTCTTAATGAACTTTGACCTGGAAATAATCAGTGGTTCAAGCAAAAACCATTTAAACTACTGATTTTTATAGAATCAAGTGTTTTTTATAGAACAAGTGATTCAAGTGTTTAATAGAAACACTTGAAATTGAGATTGCAGGTGGCGTACCAGAAATGAGTTTCTTACGTGACACTTAGGCacgacacaaaaacaaattttgtccCCGAAGTTTGGCGTCAACCTGGTGACTCACACTTCCAGAGGTTTCTTGTAATTTGGCGGTTTGGAAATCCGTCATATTGCAAAACTTATTCAGACATTCTGAAACCTAAAGTATCACTCTTAAATCAAGGCTCGTTATACTCTCACTGTACGTAATAAGGCGAGGTAAAACGATAAAATATTGTGTACTGTCTTAGAAAGTTCATTTGCTAAACTAATATTTAGGCccgtcacaataaacaataaatcaattcaccgcatgacaaattaaatgaaactcaagtaaattttcatttgcttgatttatcgtttttctctttttgccataaactgaatgataaaagtcttcagtctggtgctatGGGCTCAactgtccctttttttttaaagataattttgcttacagagacttcataattcattttatttgttgtttctgttgttttctttatttgttgtggatattttaaatgtcttccagttccactgtTTAAATGTTCGTTCTTTGAGAATCTTGAAAACGGTCTCAAAACGACAACATCATCGTTCATCGCAATAagttctggaacaatttatcatccagcaaagtTTGTCATCGTTACAGGCCTACTAATATTAATTTAGCAAGTGTTTATGCTACATTTTTGCTAAAgaccattaaaaacaacatatttggATATATATCAAATTAATATATCAGTAATAACCAACAGATTGCACTATTTTAACAGCAGTAACAACAATAATGCTCTTctgctgaaataaaagcaattaatgGCAAACATTTTGGTGCAAAAACTAATACTTTGCAAACATGGCATTTCTATTCAAGGTCATCACAACGCAAGAATCTCAGTTTAGTCCATGTGTCGAGTTGATGGTGACGTTGCCTCTCTGAAGGACAAGTCTACTGTCAAAGTGCAAAAGTTTCTTTAACGCTTCAATCGGACTGAATGAACGAAGAGATTCCCTTCAACAGAGCATGACGAAAGTCGACTCTTACGACAGCAGAGATGTTTCTTCACTCACCTTGATGACTTTCTCCACTCCGGAGGAGCAGATCATGTAAGAGTGAGGGTTGAAGCGAACCTGGTTCACAATGGAGCGGTGGCCCTTCAGAACCATGAACGCTCCGTTCACCACGCGACCAGGCCCGCCTGGGGAAAGAGGGCTCACGATATTAATGCTAAATATATACACATGTTCTTAAAATTGCACAATTGACCTTATTAAATGATGTGCATGGCACATTATATTGCATAGAAATAAACATGACAAGAAGAGAAACTACAAAATAagggaaaaaatacataaataatactCACTCATggttaaaacacacaaaggtgGGCAATTagaaattgttattttattgtgaaaatttaTCATAACCTTTAGACACTCTACCAGTGTGTTGATCATAGTTTGTAGaattatgaataataataaaaaaacacatttagtaagttagtaagataaaaaaaaacaaaaaaacactttagcataaaaggtaaaataaaatacgcAAATGTAAGttagaaaatctgaaattgatttagcattttctttgactcctccttttttttcttactcaaAAACAGTTGTATAGACAATTTCAATGACATGATGTCCAAAATAAGTATCAGTATGTTTATGtctttctcttttaaaagaaataacatGGGTGTTTCCTGCGCTCGGTAAACAATGTCCCGCCACAGGAGTCGGGTAACGTTTTCAAGCAGGACTGTGAAAAATCCAAATCAACCTGGAATCTGGGAAATCAAACCAATAACTCACCTGCTTCAGGGTCGTTTGGGATTTTCCACATGTATAGATTGAAGTCATCTGATCCAGACAAGATGTactgaagagagagagagaaaaaaagtactGAGACTTAAGTTCACCAAAAGGGAGAGAAACTAGGAAAGCAGGTAAAAGCAGATACATCCAGGGAAAGAAGATGAAGCAGAAAACCGGCAGATCTGATCGGAGAGTTGAGAGTCATGCTTTGCGATCAGACACAGACTTCACATGTCGTGGCCTAAACAAAGCTCCTGCTCGCTGCCTGAACCGTTACTAGGCTTTATGAACAGATGGTTTCACTTAAACCTTTTCTCCCGAAGGACGTTCTGACAGGGTCGTTGTGGGATTTACATTCTTTTAGACACATGCAACATTGAGGGAAAGAATGTCTCCAAGCCTGtctgacaggaagtgaaaatgccaaaatactttttgcagttttgttgcTCAATGACTTActtaatacttaagtatttgTTTAATTCGCCTCTGTTGATATTCTCCTGATCTCCGTTTCTTGCTTCAGTCACAGCTTTTagagaacacaaacacagtttgaTTCATTTCTACTGGGACCAACGAAAAGACCAGCGAACTTGAACACTTGTTCTTTGGAGAATAAGTGTCGTCCTCCACTTTGGACTTTGGACCAGATCTAGACCAGATCAGAATTTAACTCCTAATTATGCCTTCGTCTACACTactccattgtagctctggttgcTTGTTTTTAGGAGCATCAAAGTAAAACCATGGTTGcatatttgtgttaaaaaatgttttttttccagcattaCAATGTTCCAAAAGATCTTCTTGACCTCTACTGTCTTCGTCTTCACAATCTACAGCAGGTGTGGGCATAAAAAGCAACTAAGTTCaaccaaataataataagatgCATCCGGTGGGAATGCTGCACCACTAAAAGACCCTCCCCCCCACCGTCCTTCCCATCAATCACGCGGTGAGCTGCCTCTTGGCAACCGTCTGCTTCAGCACCACACTGAGAAAATCCTCAACTGCCTGCAAAGTTTGAGGAAGTTACTGAAAAATGGAGTGCAGTTCAGATAACTCTtggaaaccaaaagaaaaatccagccATTCCTCATCTCGGTCAGAATCAAACCACTTTTAGCCAAACCTCAGGCATGTCTGTCACTGTTCAAAACTCGAAAACTCATCGTTCAGGCTGTGCTAGTTCAGCAATGTGTGAAAAGTATCTGATAAAGACAGGAGTTTTACAAGTTAGCTTTAGATTATTGTAGAAGAACAGGAGGATAAAATTAATCACTTCTTGGTAATTTATTACAGGCAGAACGTTGGTTTAATTCCTTTCCTATGTCCGTGAAATGGAAACCTTTACTCGTTCTGTATAGGATTTCATGCACGTATTTTCTGGCATGCGCAGGGAGTGCTGCTTTAGTTTTAGTGCTTGGCGCTGCAGCCACTTCGGTTTACGACTTGTTGACCCACCTGGTCCCTGTCGCCCGCAAAGCAGCAGCTTTTCATGGTGCAGGAGTTGAAGTAGCCCTGGTTGTCGAACTGGAAGCTGGGCAGGCGGGAGTGCAGCTCGTAGAGGACGGGCGGCAGGCGGCGCCGCAGAGCCAGGAGCTGCGTGCCCGTGCTGTTGAAGCGGACGCTCATGGCGCTCTGCAGGGACATGCTGCCACCGTAGCGCAGCAGAGAGCTGCGAGGCACGGAGGGGAAACAGAGCTCGAAACGTCACAAGGCAAACTACTACCCACTTCTGCCGACAGATTTGATGAGATTTTACAGCTATAAAATCATTCACTATACACAAATGAATAATTCATAGATTCGATCTCCTTGATAGTGAATGGAATAATACAAAGTGGAGCTGACAGATTCTAAGAAAACGGCTCAATACGTCAATTAAATTAGGAAGTTTTGGTTGTttcatttctgacttttttggGTGTAAGAAAGGGTGATCTGTTGCTAGATGTTTCATGCATCAAGTCACACTAGCCTTGGGATCAGGGGTGTAAAGGTGCACAAAAATAATGGCATAGCATGTAGCTAAAGTAACGCCAACGGCGCGTTACAGCTGTATGTTTCTTTTCTCACTTTATTAAAGCGGTGGACAAAGAAAGGGAAACAAAACATAGAAATGAATTAGATATTAGATTTAAGCcttaatataattatttttctacatCGTTCAAAATAACTCTGTATTATAGATAATTCAGTTATAGTAATATAAACGTAAAATAGTTTGTTTACAGGAACGAAATAAAAGGCCTGGCACTGGTTCATCAGTGGGGAAACAGCACCCTCTGGTGGACAGAGTTAGAAATGCATCGCATGCATACAGCGGGTATCTTCACCAAATCCTCAATAGGAGACTCTCTGTGTTGCTacattcatgtttttcctctatgccagtgcttctcaattccagtcctcaggcctccctgctctgcatgttttagctgtagccctatttcagaacagctgatccaaatgattgcattacctcttctgcagccatcaagtaccgcagaagcctgttaatcactcatagattcaatccaggtgtgtggcagcagggaaacacctaaaacatgcagggcaggggggcctgaggaccggaattgagaagcactgctcTATGCTAACCAACCCAACTAACTATAGCAGGGgcctcaaactccagtcctcgagggccgcagtcctgcaacttctagatgtgcctctgctgcaccacctgaatagaataattaggtcattaaggctctggagaactgatctacacaaggaggaggtaattaagtcatttcattccagtgttttgtacctgtggcacatctaaaacctgcaggactgcggccctcgaggcctggagtttgagacccctgaacTATAGGAATGGTGTTTGCTACCTGATGAGTTTCCTACAAAACGTAACGCCTGGAAATTACATCCAAAAGttccttcatttttaaaccagagcagagatttttatttctcgTGATCTGGGAATCTTCCAGGTACCTTTTGTATCTCgatgtggaaaaagttctgTTTAAACCGGGTGCGCTGCAGCTCTGATTGGTATCATTTTCATAACTTAAAGGGTTGtaagaatatttaaattggGCAGCTAATGTAATTTTACAAAGATTGCTGTTAAAGGCCCACAACATTCAGACCCGAATCACTAAATGATTTGACTGCAGACAATCCAGATGAGGTTGCGCTTCTGACATTCGTCGACAATAGTTTGTATAACAATTTCATGCAATTAAATCCAGTTCTCCTCAAGAACGAGGTGTATTTTTTGCTGGATCAACCCACGGGCGTCTCACCTGCGTGGTTTACGAATGTCCCACAGTCCAACTCCTTCCTTTGAGTTGGCCGTGGCCAGCAGCCGAGGCTCCACAGGGTTAAACATCACGCTGTGAAAGGCTGAAGGGTAACTAGCCAGGCAGAACGGCTCTGCGGGggttaaaataaatagaaacaaagcGATGAGAGTTACAACTATTGCTTAGGTCTCTCAGAGGAAGATTCTACTCATGTAGTACAACGATTTGTACaaaaatgagagagaaaaacatataCAGTGATTTGGAAACGTATTAATTTGTTCTTGTCAAATTAAAACCACTAACACCAAAGATTTCTTCCTCCCACCTCCCCAAAGCTTTCGTCTCAAATCAGAGGCAAGTCtctaatgactgaaataaacatCTTCTCCCCAAATCCATGACATCTTTCACTGCAGTTCCTTACTCCGAGTCCTTTACGGTGAAGTCTCTACAAATTTTGCACATGTAAAGTCTGAAATgtttactcttctttttttttttaacccctccagggggctctagtgtcccttatatgacagtgggctgacaggaaacggggaaggagaggggggaagacatgcggcaaatatcgtcgggtccgggagtcaaacctgcgacggccacgtcgaggactcaaggcctccaaatatgggtcgcgctaaccactacgccaccacggcacgccccctttgtttttctccacaacATAGGTCTGATTCAGTTAGTCTGGATGGAGAGCATCCACAAACATCCATTTTAAAGCCATGCCACAGGTCCTGACCTGGATTCTGCTCTGGACTTGGACTAGGACATTCTGGCAAATTTATATGGACAAATCCGAACCATTCCACTGCAACTTTGGCTGGATGTTAATTGTTATTTTCCTGTAGAAAGTTTGGTTTCACCTAAGTTTCGAGACCTCCGGCAGCTAAATGTAACTACACCAGCTTCACtattcctgcaaaaaaaaaaagcattcccacagcatcacactgCCGCcgccaccatcatgtttcatCACTGTAAAGTGTTCGTGTCGATGGCGAAAGCCGAGTTTGGCAAGCTTTGTTGAGGACTTCAGTTTGCCAAGGcaacaaaagagagaaagaaactcAGCTCTGGAGGGAGATAAATGGTTTATCAAAATGTTGGCTTGAAATTTATTGTATCGTTTGTCTTTTATTGTGATACACTTCTTatcatatttttgatttatcgttgtcacgataaattccaattaatggtTAGAAATCCTTAAAATTGAGGAGATTTTTGggattgttgatttttttttttcatttacaaattttctccactgtttgttcaataagGGAgtatcaaaaaatataaacacattcaaaaaatatgattaggggcgtgccgtggtggcgtagtggttagcgtgacccatatgtggaggccttgagtcctcggtgcggccgtcgcgggttcgactcccggacccgacgatatttgccgcacgtcttcccccctctccttccccgtttcctgtcagcccactgtgatataagggacactagagcccacaaaaga
It encodes the following:
- the dcaf5 gene encoding DDB1- and CUL4-associated factor 5 codes for the protein MTAERRRGRHEAAPRLPRPSGQSSAAKMKELKGCGMRCSVGFLSRRELTGQPLMKDEFQRRRLAGCTSLYKKNLEGHFGCVNAIEFSNNGGEYLVSGGDDRRVLLWDIEKAIHSHSKPVKLKGEHLSNIFCLAFDSSNSKVFSGGNDEQVILHDVESQETLNVFLHIDAVYSLSVSPVNDSIFASSSDDGRVLIWDTREPSHGEPFCLASYPSAFHSVMFNPVEPRLLATANSKEGVGLWDIRKPRSSLLRYGGSMSLQSAMSVRFNSTGTQLLALRRRLPPVLYELHSRLPSFQFDNQGYFNSCTMKSCCFAGDRDQYILSGSDDFNLYMWKIPNDPEAGGPGRVVNGAFMVLKGHRSIVNQVRFNPHSYMICSSGVEKVIKVWSPYRQPDSEGDLEGRVEDRSRSLYSHEEYISLVLNSGSGLSHDYVSQSIEEDPRMMAFFDSLVRREIEGWSSDSDSDLSEEAIMQLHARGRRSTRAASAAPVVASAADRRTDSDNSSSSSLAGPDASGGEEGAAGEDGEECPRRQRRRPQHQSGFLANEDSDSSEFWLDPMPRPRSPSPRENSTLSSPSNSPSLPAEASSSSTSTSSSSSDDEERRSAVRRQNVVRRRRMNVVSRAGYRPESIQALFSAIDSYNYPSISVDDLSTSSSDDEPNSPEIKPRASASREEEKHLSPSEFVCLSPVMSPESQDNNGSDRTEQGGRSVASPRLPDELGSPYSGEANDISTVADDVSQSRRSPGVNGQRRPVTPSTQRASSESEDEIGTLAEEPRPQREKGLAQSALKRTHVGSEEAELGLSSSEKKLKT